The stretch of DNA GACGGCGCCGAGGACGTACCGCTCGGCGAGATAGAGGAAGGGACCGCCCGCGACGGGGCGATACTCGAAGGTACCGGTGTCGAGGTAGCGGAGGCTCCAGTAGCCGACGCGAGCCTCGTCCCAGTGGAAGGGGCGGGCACCGAGGCCGACGACGCGGGCGGCGAGGGCGAGGAGGGTGACGGCGACGACGGCGAGGACGACGCGGTCGACGGGGACGGACCGCGTCCTGAAGCCGTCTGACGGATCGGCCGCTGACATACCGGCTCATCCGCCGGCGCCCCGGTGAAGCTTTCGATACCGCCACCGACCGATACAAACCGCTGGGCGCCGGAACCCCGGCATGGATCTCTTCGGGACTGCGGGTATCCGCGGCGACGTACGGACGGCGGTGACGCCGGAACTCGCGGTGGCGGTCGGGCGGGCGACCGCTCGCGACGCAACCGAGGTGGTGATCGGACGCGACGGCCGAACCACGGGCGGGGCGCTCGCCGCCGCCGTCGAGGCCGGCGTCCGCTCCGGCGGCGCGTCGGTCCGCCGCCTCGGCGTCGTCCCCACCCCCGCCCTCGCTTTCGCCTCGCAGGGTCGGCACGGCGTGATGCTCACTGCCTCACACAACCCTCCCGGCGACAACGGCATCAAGTGTTTCGTCGACGGCGTCGAGTTCGACCGGGAGCGGGAGGCGGAGGTGGAGCGCCGCGTCGACGCCGCCGACCCCCCAGTCGACTGGGACGCGTGGGGCGAGGCGCGCGGGGCGTCGGTGCTCGACGCCTACCGCGTGGCCGTCGCCGACTACGCTCGCGGGTTCGGCGCGCCCCTCGACGGCCTCCCGGTCGCCGTCGACTGCGGCAACGGAATGGGGGCGCTCGCGACGCCGACGGTCCTCCGCACACTCGGTGCGTCGGTCGAGACGCTGGAGGGCAACGTCGACGGCCACTTCCCCGGCCGCGAGAGCAAGCCCACGCCGGAGTCCCTGACCGCGCTCCGCCGGTTCGTCGCCGACGGCGAGGCGGCAGTCGGGGTCGGCCACGACGGCGACGCCGACCGCATCGTGATCGTCGACGGTTCGGGCGAGGTGGTCCACGAAGATACCGTCCTCGCCATCCTCGCGGAGCGATACGTCCGGGCGAGCGACGCCGCCGACCCCGTGGTCGTGACGACGCCCAACGCCTCCGCACGGATCGACGACCGGGTCCGCGAGGCCGGCGGCCGGGTCGAACGCGTCCGCCTCGGCGCCCTCCACGAGGGAGTGGCGCGGGTGCGAGCCGAGGTGGGCACCGTCGTCTTCGCCGCCGAACCGTGGAAACATCTCCACCCCGACTTCGGCGGGTGGATCGACGCCGTCGCCAGCGCGGCCGTCTTCGCCCGGCACGTCGCGAACGAGGGGTTGGACGGCCTTCGCGCGCCCGTCACCGAACGCCCCTATCGGAAGGTGAGCGTCCCCTGCCCCGACGGGGCGAAGGCAGCCGCGATGGCGCGGCTCCGCGACTCGCTCCCCGAGGCGTTCCCCGACGCGAGCGTCGACACCGAGCACGGCGTGCGCCTCGAACGTCCCGACGGGTCGTGGCTGCTCGTCCGCCCCAGCGGGACGGAGCCGTACGTCCGCCTGTACGCCGAGAGCGAGGCCGTCGACGAACTCGTGGCGACGGCCCGGGCGGACGCCGAACGGGCAGTCGAGGACGCGTCCTGACGGCGCGTCCTCGGCTTCCGTCGGCGCCCGGAGGACGAAACGGGAATAAAGAGTTTTCCCACCGCGGGAGCGACACCAACTAATGACCACCCACGAGTACGACGTCGTCGTCGTCGGTGCGGGGACCGCGGGCTGTTACGCCGCGGCCAGCGCCGCTCGCGACGGCCTCAACGTCGTCGTCGTCGAACGAAAGGACGAGCAGGAAGCGGGCCACATCGCGTGTGGCGACGCGCTCAAGGGCGCGGACACGTTTCCCGAGGCCATCCCGAAATCGAGGATCGAGGACTCGTTTACCAACACCGGCGTCGACCACGGTCGATTCGAACTCCCTCAGCACGACACGGTACTCGACATTCCGGTGCCGGGCGAACTCGCCGTCATCGACCGCTACGCGTTCGGCCGTCGCATCATCGAAGGGGCCGAGGCTGCCGGCGCCGACTTCCACTACGACACCGTGGTACAGGACGTGTTACAGGACGGCGCCCGTATCACGGGCGTCCGTGGGACGCGGAAGGGCGACCCCGTCACCTACGAGGCCGCGGTGACCGTCGACGCCGCCGGCGCCCTCTCCATCCTACAGGACAAAGCCGACTTCGACGACGCCACCTTCGACACCAACGTCTCCTACTCCCAGTTCTGCTCGGCCTACCGCGAAATCGTCGAGGTGCCCGAGGAAGTCGAGTGGGACGACGCCCTCGTGTTCAAGCCGACCCAGCGCGCCGCGGGCTATCTCTGGTACTTCCCGCGGACGAGCACGACGATCAACGCCGGCCTCGGCTTCCAGATGACGGAGGAGCCGATGAAGCTGGTGCAGGACCTGCAAGCCGACCTCCAGCGCCGGCCGGAGTTCGAGGGTGCCGAGGTCACGGACAAACTCGGCGCCGCGCTCCCGACCCGCCGTCCGTACGACTCGGCCGTCGCGCCGGGCTTCGTCGCCGTCGGCGACGCCGCCGGTCACGTCAACCCCACTACCGGTGGCGGCATCGCCGGTGCCGCCTACGCCGGCACCTACGCCGCCGAGGCCATCGCCGACGCCGTCGACGACCCCACCGAGGCGGCGCTCTGGGAGTACAACGAGCGCGTGATGGACCACTTCGGCGGCCGGTACGCCGGCCTCGACGTGTACAACGTCCTCTCGACGGCCATCGACGTCGACGACCTGATGGGCCTGCTCGCGTCGCTCCCCGGCGAGAAGCTCGCGGAGGCCCTGTATTCCGGCTCGACCTCCATGGGGCTCGGCCTGAAGATCAAAAGCGCGATCAAGAGCTTCGGCTACTGGGGGACGATCCTCGATTTCTACCGGACCAAGCAGCTGGCCGAAGACCTGATGAACCGGTACGAGGCGTACCCGTCCGATCCGTCGGGGCTCGCGGCGTGGCAAGGCGAGCGCGACGACCTGATGGAGCGGGTGTACGAGACGACGGGCGCCGACCCGAAGTACTAGCCTCCGAACGCCCCCGGCGGGCGTCCGCGCTCGCCGAGGGCGACTTCACCCGGTCACATCGCCTCCCGCCCGAGCCGCTCTATCGTCCCGCCGAACACGTCGACGGCGATGCGGATGGTCTCCTCGTCCACGTCGAAGGTCGGCGAGTGATGACCGCCGGGGTGGTCGGTGCCGACGCAGACGTAGGCGGCGAGCCCGCCCCGGTCCTGAACGTGTTGCATGAGGTACGTGGCGTCCTCGCTGCCACCGAGGTCGTCGCTGTCGAGGACGGAGTCGACGCCGGTCGTCTCGCCGGCTACCTCCGCGACGACGCCGGCCAGTTCGTCGTCGCTCTCGCCGCCCGGTGCCCGACCCCCGTACTCGACGTCGACCTCGCAGTCGTGCATCCCCGCGGCCGACCGGAGGATCCGCCGCGCGTGGGCGTCCATGTACTCCCGCAACTCGGTCGTCTCGCCGCGCACCTCGCCCTCGATGAACGCCTCATCGGGGACGATGTTCGAGGCGGTGCCGCCGCCGACGAGGCCGGCGTTGACCCGCGTCGCGCCCCCGTCGTGGCGTGGAATGGAGTAGAGGTTCCCGATCGCCGTCGCCATCGCCTGCACCGCGTTGCGGCCGCGTTCGGGGTGACCGCCGGCGTGCGAGGAGGCGCCCGAAAACTCCGCGCGGAAGTGCTGTTGGGCGAGGAAGCCGTCGACGCCCGCCACCACCTCGCCGGTCGGGTGGTCGAGGCCGACGTGGAGCGCGAGGAGGTACGCCACGTCGTCCAAGTGTCCCCCTTCGGCCATCGGCTCGCCGCCGGAGACGATCTCCTCGCTCGGCTGGAAGAGGACCTTGAGCGTGCCCGAGAAGTCGCTCTCGGCGACGGCGTCGAGGACGCCGACGCCGACGGTGGCGTGGGCGTCGTGGCCGCAGGCGTGCATGTAGCCCTCGTTCTCGGAGCGAAAACCCATGCTCGCGGGCTCGTGGTCGTCGGCGTCGGCCTCGGCGATCGGCAGGGCGTCGATGTCGACCCGGAGGCCGACGGTCGGGCCCTCACCCCGTTTCAGAACGGCGACGAGACCGGTGTAGCCGCCGGCCAGACGCTCGACCACGTCCTCGCGAGCGCCGGCTTCGACCGCCCGGCGCGCCCACTCGTCGAGTTCGTCGTCGTCGGGGACGCCCCGGCGGTCGGCGGCGAGGACTTCCGGGCCGACGTGGAGTTCGTCGAGCGGGCGTTTCTCGAGTTCGTCGACGAGGCGGGCGGTGGTGTAGAACTCCCGCCACGCGGGTTCGGGGTGGCGGTGCAGGTCGCGGCGCAGGTCGAGTAGGTCGTCGCTCACGCTCATACACTGCCAAGGCGCGGCGGGGGGCATAAGTTGTCGCCCCGCCTCGTCCCGTTCGGCGGCGCCGGCGCCACCGCGCGGTATCGGAACGCCCATCACGGCGTTCCGAGTAGGGGGCATCGCTTCGCATCGATGACTACCACGACCCGGCGGACGTGGGGGCTCGTCGCCGGTGCCAGCCTCGTCTCGACGGGACTGGCCGCCTACGAGATCGTGCCCGCGAGCGTGACGCCGCTCGTCCGCGAATCGTTACGGATCGACTCGACCGCCGCCGGACTCCTAGTCGGCGTCATGTTCGGTACGGCGGTGGTGGCGAGCCTCCCGGCCGGCGCGGCCCTCGACCGCGCCGACTCCCGGACCGCGATGGCCGTCGCGACGCTGGCGCTGTTCGTCGCCGGCGGCTGGGGGTGGGTCGCGGGACGGAACGGTAACTACCGGTCGTTACTCGCCTCGCGGGCGCTCGGCGGCGTCGCGTACGTCGTCGTCTGGAACGCCGGCATCGACATGGTGAGTCGGGCGGTCGACGGCGACAACCGGGCGACGGCCGTGGGCGTCTTCACCGCCAGCGGCCCGGTCGGGTTCGCGCTCGGACAGGGGACGGGGCCGCTCGTCGCCGGCGCGTTCGGCTGGCCCGCCATCTTCCCCGCGTTCACCGGGGTGGCGCTCGTCGGCCTCCTCGTGTTCTGGCCGACGAGTCGGGGACTCGGACGGAGTCCGGACGGCGCGCCCTCCGCCGGCGAATTCGGCGCCGTCCTCCGCGACGGAACCGTCTGGACCGTCGGGGCGCTCGGCTTCCTCGGCTACGCGCTGTATCTCTTCGTGAACAGTTGGGGGGCGTCGTATCTCTCCGCGGAGGTGGGCCTCTCGCTGGCGTTGAGCGGGCTCCTCGTCGCCGCGTTCCCCGCCATCGGCGTCGTCGCTCGCGTCAGTAGCGGGCTGCTCTCGGACCGGTTGTTCGGCGGCCGTCGCCGGCCGGTCGTCCTCGCCTCGTTCGGCTTCGCAGCCCCGCTCGTGTTGGTGTTCACCCGCCTCGACTCGATCCCGCTGCTCCTCGCAGTCCTGTTGCTCGCCGGGTTCGCGATCCAGCTTACACTGGGGCTGTCGTTCACGTACGTCCGGGAACTGGTCGACGCTCGCGTCGCCGCAACCGCCGTCGCCTTCCAGACGAGCGTCGGACTGGCCGGAGCCTTCGTCGCCCCGACCGCGGGCGGTGCAGTCGTCGACGCGGCCGGCTTCGACGCGGCGTTCGCACTCGCCGGACTCCTCGCCGTCTGCGGCGTCGTGTTGGCGTGGTGGGCACCCGAGCCCGCGAACCGATGACCGCCGCCGGATCGGTTCCGGACCACTTTAATCGGTCCGTCAAGGACGTGCGCCTGTATGAGCGACCACGACTTACCCGACGACCCGCCGGATGCGTCGCGCATCAAATTCTACGGCGGCCGGGGGATGAGTGCCCTCCCGCTCGCCGTCTTCATCGTCTGGGCCATCGTTCAAAGTGGCCTCCTCGGTATCGGCGATACGTCCGGCCTCGTCATCGGCATGCTCGTCGGCCTCATCGTCGGCATGCTGTTCGTAAAGGGGAACTGGAAGGGCTATGCGGACACCATCTTCGAGGGGATGACCCAGCGCGTGGCTGCCACGGCGGTCGTGGCCTGGCTCTGGGCCGGCATGTTCGCCGACACCATCCAGGCCGGCGGCTTCGTCGACGGCCTCGTCTGGGCCTCTTCGGCGGCGAACGTCGGCGCGGCGCTGTTTCCGGCGCTGACGTTCATCTTCGCCGCCTTGCTGGCGACGGGCATCGGCACCGGCTACGGCACCGCCGTCGCCTTCACGAGCCTCGTCTTCCCCGCGGGCGTCCTGCTGGGGGCCGATCCGGTCCTCATGTTCGGTGCCATCCTCTCCGGCGCCGTCTTCGGCGACAACCTCGCGCCCGTCTCGGACACCACCATCGTGAGCGCGGTGACCCAGGACGCCGACATCGGCGGCGTCGTCGCCTCGCGGTTCAAGTACGCCCTCGTCGCTGCCGTTCTCGCGCTGGCGAGCTACGTCGTCGCCGGCGGGGCGATGGCGGGCGAACCGCTCGACGTGGGCGCTACCGCCGCCGCGGGCGCCGGTCCCCTCGGTCTCGTCCACCTCGCCTCCATCGCGCTCGTCATCGGTACGGCGGTGCAGGGGCGCCACATCATCGAGGCCATCTCGTGGGGGCTGATCGCGTCCGTCGCGCTCAACCTCGCGCTCGGCCTCGCGCCCGCGTCGGCCATGCTCGTCTTCCGCTCCGCGTCCGAGTCGGGGATCGCGGCGACGCTCGACGGCCTCCCCGTCCTCGGTGCCGTGATCGAGGTGTCGCCCGACGCCTCGGCGGCCGTCGGCGGGAGCCTCTACACCGGCGCGCTCGGCTTCTTCCCGCTGATCGTGCTCGTTCTCCTCATCGTCGGCGCGGCGCAGGTGATGCGCGCCGGCGGCGGCTTCGCCGCCATCGAGGGGTGGCTGCTCGAGAACGTCGCGACCACCGTCCGCCGCGCCGAGACGACGATGGTCATCGGCACCGCCATCGTCAACGCGACGATCACGATCAACACGGCGGCGGAAATCGCCATCGCACCCTTCATCCGGACGCTCGGCCAGCGGTTCAACATCAACGGCTACCGCCGCGCCAACATCCTCGACGCCAACACGTCCGCGCTCGGCTACATCTTCCCGTGGGGCGGCGGCGTCCTCGCCGGCTACGCGGCGATGATCCAACTCCCCCAGCAGTTCGACTGGTTCACCGAGGCGATGCTCGCGAACCCCGCCGCGGTGTGGCCGTACGTCTTCCACGGCTGGTTCCTCGTCGCCGTCTTCCTCGTCGCGGCGTGGACCGGCTACGGGCTGGAGTACGTTCCCGACCGGCAGAGCGAGGAGGTGGCGCGCGTATGAATCTCGACAAACTGTTCGCTGGCTGGACCTTCCGGACGAACCGGCCGTCGTACGGCGCCGGCGACGAACTCACCGCCTTCGTCACGGGCTACGACAACGGCGCCGCGCAGGTTCGGATCGGCGACACGATCATCACCCTCGCCGACGCCGACCGGGGACTCGACGATAGACTCGTCCGCCTCCGCGTCGTCGAGTTCGACGCCGACGACGCGACGGGCAGCGGCGAACTGCTCGACGTCGTCGAGGACGCGTAGGGGGACGGCGTCGCAGACGTCAGTACCGGTGGGTCGCCGGCCCGTCTCGGCGATCGGTGTCAGTCCCGCCCCTGTCCGAGCGGTTTCTTGCGATCGACTTCGATCTCGACGTGGACGTGCTCCGGGAAGTCCATGTGGCCGACCTGGCGGGCTACCTCGTCGTTGCCGTGGATCTCCAGCCGCCGGGAGTAGGTGGTGTAGTCCCACGCGGGGAATCGGCCGCCGGGGCCGAGGGTGCGATACTGCGGGACGGTGAGTCGCTCCGGCGGCGCGGAGTGAGGGCCCTTGCACTCGGCGCCCTTGCGCTCGACCAGCTCCTTGATGTCGGTGACGAGCCCCTCGAGGGCGTCCCGGTCGCCGCTCTGGAAGCTGAGTTTGGTGACGAAGGCCATCGTATGCTCCCTCTGCGCGCTCGACACGCAAAAGCGCACTCGTCCGGCCGGCCGCCACGGAGCTTGAAATCTTTATACGTTGTGACCGTTTACTGCCGGCAATGACGGTCGAAGCGACCAGTGCTGGAGCTATCCTCTTCCGCGACACCCGCGGCCACCGGGAGTACCTCCTCCTGAAGAGCCGTCCCGGGGACTGGGAGTTCCCGAAAGGCGGGGTCGAAGGCGACGAGGAGCTCCAGCAGACTGCGATCAGGGAGGTTAGCGAGGAAGCCGGCATCGAGGACTTTCGCCTCGTCGATGGGTTCCGCGAGGAGTACGACTACGTCTTCGAGGCCGGCGGCAACACCATCCACAAGACGGTCCACCTGTTCATCGCCCGCTCGTTCGAGGCGAGCGCCGAACTCTCGAACGAACACCGCGACCTGCAGTGGCGGGACTACGAGCAGGCGATCAACACCATCACGCAGGACGGTCCCCGCGAAATCCTCGAAGAAGCCCACGAGTATCTCGACGAACTCGTCAACGAGGCCGACGCCAGCGAGGGCGAGCGGACGTACCTCGGGTAGCCCGTGACCTATCCCGGCGACGCCGAGTTCGGCTTCGAACTCGTCACCTGCCGGTGGGCCGAGGACGCGTGGCCCCCCGACCGCGACACCGACGCCGTCCCCGTCGTCGCCCGCCAACTCGGCACCCAGCGGCGGCGCTGGGACACCGTCGTCGTCGAGGCGGCCCCCGACGCCCTCGACGCCCGCGCGGCCTTCGGCGAGCGGCCGCTCGATTCGGATCTCCTGCACGTCGTCCGGAACGCCCCCGCGGAGTGGGCGTGGTACCGCGACGCCCTCCCCGACCCCGGCTACCCGTGGCGCTACGTCCGCGCCGCGGTTCACCGCGCCGACGCGCGCGGGGTCGTCGAGACGCGGCACAGAGGGAACCGGATCGAGATTCGACGCGTCGCCCCTTACCCCGACTGGGTGCGTCGGATCGTCGCTATCGAAAACAAGCCCGACCTAGACGCGAGCGCGGCGCGGGCGCTCGCCGACCAACTCGACCACGACGTGCGCACCGCGCTCGCGGACGAGGTGTGGGTCGCGACCGCGACCACGGACGCGACGGTCGAACCCGCCCTGCTGGAGGACCTACCGGTCGAGGCGGGCGTGTTGGCGCTCGATTTCTCCGGGGCTCCCGCGGCCACGGTGGCGTGGCACCCCGCGACGCTCGATCCGACGGCGGAGACGTCGATGGCGGCCGACCAGAAGGCCGACAAGCGCCTCGAAATCGCCGAGCGGGCGTACGGCTCGGGGTGGCGATCCTACGTCGAGACGATGCGCTCGGACTGTCGGTGGTTCGAACTCCGCGACCGCGCCGGGGCGTTCGTTCCGTGGTGTGCGGCGAAGTCCTGTCACCAGACGGCCGCGGCGTGTTCGGGGTCGTGTCCCGACTTCCAGCCGGAGCCGCCGGGATGGCGCACCCGTGGCTGGCCGATCGACGGCGGACCGGGCAAGGGAATCGAGCGGTTGTTGGCGGACCGGCGACGACGGCGGCGCTAAACGACTTCGACCCGCACGTCGTCGCGTTCGACGGTTAGCTTGAACGTCGGGACGGTCCGATAGACGACGTCTACGACTCCTTTGCGCCGGAGGCTCTGGAGCGCTTCGCGCACGGCGTCCACGTCGGGGTCGGCGTCGAACGCCTCGCGTACCTTGTGGAGGACGCTCACGACGCTCTCGGAACGGTCGTCGGGACCGGCGACCACGTCGAACACCTGTGCTTCGAGTTCGGGGACGCGGATGACGTCGACGCCCTCCTCGTCGCCCTCGACGCCGGGTTCGACGCCAGCGAGTTCGGCCGCCTCCGGCGTCGCACAGATGTAGCTGTCCTCGTTGCGGTAGTAGTAGTCGCCGAGATGCTCCTCCAGGTAGCCGTGGACCTCGCTGCCACTCTCCATTCCCCACCGCTCCTGCAGTTCCTTGTTCTTCGTCGGCTGGAGGCGGACGACGTCCGCCAGCCGCTCGCGTTCCGCTGCCGACAGTGTCATCGGCCGTCGATTCGGGTGTCCCCCATATCGGTGTTCCGCTCTCGCACCCCGTCGACGTATCGCGCCCAGAGAACCAGAATCGACGGCAAGACGAGAATGGAGGTGAGGTAGGCGTACAGCACGCTCAACGCGATCAACACCCCGAATACGCCGACGGCGGGGTTGAGCGCGAGCGCCAGGACGCCGACGCCGAACACCGTCGTCAGCATGCTCCCGGTGAGCGCGCCGCCGGTGCCGACGACCGTTCGACGGAGCGCCGGTGAGAGGTCGCGTTCGGCGTACTCGTCGACGAACCGGTGGACGACGTGGACCGAGTAGTCGATACCGAGGCCGACGGCGATGGCGAGGATGGTCCCGTTGATGGCGTTGAAACTGATTCCGAACGCGCGCATCGACGCGACGAGCGCGACGACGGTGACCAGAATCGGGACGACGTTGGCGACGCCGAGCGAGGGCCGTCCCTCGACGATCCAGTAGACGACGACCAAGAACAGCGCCGCTCCGAGTAGCGTCAGGGCGAGACTCTGGAGCACCGTCTCCAGCACCAGCGCCAGCGCCTCGTCGAAGATGACGGCGTTGCCGGTCGGCTGCGCCTCGTACTCCAGATTCGACGCCACGCGGTACGCGTCGACGGTGATGACGTCGTTCGGTTCGTCGCCGTCGACGGTGTAGACGACGAGCGCGCTCCGTCGGTCCTCGCTCAGGAACCCGGAGAGGTCGTCCTCGCCGGTCGACTCCTCCATCGCCGCGTACACCTCCGATAAGTCGTCGTCCGGAATGCCGTCGTCGTCGCGGTCGTTGCGCTCGACGACCCGCCGCACGTCCGGGTCCGTCCGCGCCCGCGTCCGGGTCAGCGTCGCGATGCTCTGGGAGTCGGCGTACCGTCCCTCGCGGACGAACGTCGGCGGCGGATTACGCCCAGCCCGGTGGAGACGCTCCAGGGCCGTATCCTCCCGCATCGGTCCCTCGACGTACAGCAAGAGTCGGTCCTCCTGTTCGAAGTTCTCCTCCCGAAAGTCGTCGATTTTCACGTACTCGAACTCGGCGGGCGGGCGGATCGGTTCGGGAAGGACCTGGAGATACTCCGGCGTCTCCGCCGCCGGCTGGAAGTCGTCCGGGCTGAACCCGGTGTCGACGCCCGTCGCGTAGACGCCGGCGCCCGCCGTCGTGAGGAGGACGCAGATCACGAACAGCGCCGGCGCCCGTTCGGCGACGGTGACGCCGCCGGCGAGGATCCGCCCCAGCGGCGACGACTCCGACCCGAACGGCGTCTGCGTGATCGTGGGGATCGGGTACCGTTCCCGGAGGCGGTCGACGGACACTTTCGTCGCGGGGACGAAGACGCCGAAGATGAGGAAGGTGAAGACGATGCCGGCCGCGGCGGTGACCCCGAAATCCCGCGTCGGCGGGAAGGCGCTGACGACGTTCGAGAGGAAGCCGATGGCGGAGGTGCCCATCACGATGAAGAAGGCGACGCTCACCTGGTCGGTCGTCAGCCGCATCGACTCCTCGACGCCCCGGCCCGCGACCCGTTCCTCGCGGTAGCGGTTGATCGCGTGGATGCCGAAGTCGATGCCGACGGCGATCAGGATGGGGGGGACGGCGATGAGGAGGACGGCGAACGGAATCCCGACGAAGCCGATGAACCCGAACGTCCAGATCAGGGTCATGACGATGCCCGCGAGGCCGATCAGAAGGTCGACGAGGTC from Haloplanus salinus encodes:
- a CDS encoding efflux RND transporter permease subunit; translation: MNYQWLIDRVDAYIVDHSRTVIILFLVATMAFVGGLGNIETESGQQQFVEELPSFQALERVQQDFDRSFSQVNTTTTLVQSDQNVLSKPALLDMLRTQERIAESDPLRAEDTESPARRIARTLDPDATTLDAQIRAVERSTPGDIDAAVRRAATGDDRGTFRSRLSTDFNRRSASASAMEATVTHRAGPGAGSDGGPGGASEFPPNKEERAKRLVDATATTSTIRVQGTPPDTTTTTLTVVLPIALALIVLMLAVAYRDLVDLLIGLAGIVMTLIWTFGFIGFVGIPFAVLLIAVPPILIAVGIDFGIHAINRYREERVAGRGVEESMRLTTDQVSVAFFIVMGTSAIGFLSNVVSAFPPTRDFGVTAAAGIVFTFLIFGVFVPATKVSVDRLRERYPIPTITQTPFGSESSPLGRILAGGVTVAERAPALFVICVLLTTAGAGVYATGVDTGFSPDDFQPAAETPEYLQVLPEPIRPPAEFEYVKIDDFREENFEQEDRLLLYVEGPMREDTALERLHRAGRNPPPTFVREGRYADSQSIATLTRTRARTDPDVRRVVERNDRDDDGIPDDDLSEVYAAMEESTGEDDLSGFLSEDRRSALVVYTVDGDEPNDVITVDAYRVASNLEYEAQPTGNAVIFDEALALVLETVLQSLALTLLGAALFLVVVYWIVEGRPSLGVANVVPILVTVVALVASMRAFGISFNAINGTILAIAVGLGIDYSVHVVHRFVDEYAERDLSPALRRTVVGTGGALTGSMLTTVFGVGVLALALNPAVGVFGVLIALSVLYAYLTSILVLPSILVLWARYVDGVRERNTDMGDTRIDGR